Genomic DNA from Streptomyces sp. AM 2-1-1:
ACACCTCTCCGGTCCGCAACTGGCCGGGGGCCTCGTGGTCCTGGCCGGGGCCTGGATCGCCCAGTCCGCCGCCCCGAAAGAAGCCCTCTCGGGACCGGTCGTGTCCGGGCATGCCGACGCGGTTCCCCCGCGTCAGAGGGCCGCGAGGTAGTCCGGGAGGGCCACCGCCGGGTCGAGGTCGTCGGAGGGGATCGGGGCGCCGTACGTCGGGGAGACCGGTACGACACCGGCCCAGTACGGCAGGGCGATGTCCTCGGGGTCGTCGTTGGGCCCCCCGGTACGCAGCTTCGCGGAGACCTCGTCCAGGTCCAGCCGGATCACCGCGGTGGCGGCGAGCTCCTTGTCGTCGGCGGGCCGTGAGTCCCGGGACCGCCCCGCGACGACCTGGTCCACGATCGCGTCGAGTGCCATTCGCCGCTCGTCCGGGTCCGTCACGGTGTACGCGACGCCGTGCGCCACCACCGAGCGGTAGTTGACGGAGTGGTGGAAGGCGGAACGGGCCAGGACCAGACCGTCGAGGTGGGTGACGGTCAGGCAGACCGCCAGGCCCGGATCCGTGCCGCCCGCCATCCGCAGCGGGCGGGAACCGGTCGAGCCGTGGATGTACAGCCGCCTGCCCACCCGGGCGTACAGCGTCGGCAGCACCACCGGGGCGCCGTCGCGGACGAAGCCGAGGTGACAGAGGTAACCGCTGTCGAGGATCGGGTGCACGACCCCGGGGTCGTAGGAGGCGCGCTGCTTGGCCCGGGTGGGAGTGGTGCGCCCGGTCGCCGCGTAGGGCGCGGCGTCCTCGTTCCCGGCGGTCCGCGTCAGGGGAGAGCCGACGGCTGCGGCAGGTTCCGACATTGCCTTCTCCATTGCACTAGTGCATAACTGAGTTTGCGCTAGGAGAGTACAGGACCGAGGGTGGACGCGTCGCCGGGGTTTTCACGCGCGGGGGCGGGGCCGGCGCGGGCCCCCGCGTCGCCGGTCGACGGCAGGGCCGTCAGCCCGCGTCGGACAGCTTGCGGAAGTCCCAGGAGACGACGGTGTCCGGGGTGAGCCGGAGCCAGGCGTGCCGGCCGTCGTGCGGCAGGGTGTCGATCCCGAAGTACTTCGCCGGGAACAGGCTCTCCGCGGTGGCGAGTTCCTCGCACGGTTCACCCGTGCGCGGCGCCTCGCCCACCGGGACGGCCTCGCCCCGCAGCTCGACGCCGCGCAGTTCGCCGTACTCGTCGCCGTCGTCGACGATCACCGCTACCCGTGGGTCCCGCAACAGGTGGGACCACCGCAGGCTGCGGGTCAAGGAGTAGAGCCAGATCGACGTACCGTCCCAGACGAACCACAGGGCCCCGACGTGGGGCCGGCCGTCCGCGCCGACGGAGGCGACCCGGCAGGTGCGCCGCTCGGTCAGATAGGCGTCGCGCTCCTCGTCGGTCATCATGATCCGGCGGCCTCGTCGTTGAGCGGCGGCCATGGGGTGCCTTCCCGTCGTCCGAATGGATCCCAGGATCATCGGGCCCCCCGGCGGCTCCGCGCAATGCCCGGGAGCGCGCCCGGTGGCGGGAGCGCGCCCCCGCTGCCGGGGAGCGCCCGCACCACCGGGGAACGCCCGCGACGCCTCAGGCCAGCGTGATCGATCCGTCCGTCACCGTGATCCGCTTCGCGGGCAGGGCGACGGTGGCCGGGCCGCCCGTCGGCTCACCCGTCGCGGGATCGAAGGTCGACCGGTGACACGGGCAGGTGATGGCGCCGTCGATCACCCCGCTCACCGCGCAGCCCTGGTGGGTGCAGGTGGCGGAGAAGGCCTTGAACCGGCCGGCGGTCGGCTGGGTCACCACGACGCCCTGGTCCGCGAAGACCCTGCCGCCGCCCTCCGGCACGTCACTGGTCCTGCCGAGGACCGTACCGGCCTTCCCGCCGGTGCCCGAGTCGCCGGAGTCCCCGCACGCGGTGAGGGCCGCCACCGCCCCTGCCGCGCCCACCGCCACCACGACGGCACGTCTGCCGGGCCCGGGCCGCGCACCGCTGCTCCGCGGTGCGCGATCCCCCGGGGCGAGACCCTGCGGCGCGAACTCCTGAGACCCGGATTCCTGCGTGGTGGTCATACGGGGTGTCCCTTCGTCGTACCGCGAGGCTGGACCACGGGAACGTACCGGCGCGGGCGGGTGTTCCTGAACCGCCGTTCCTCACAGCCGGCGCCGCGCCCGGCCCCACGGCCCCGCGCACGGGTCGCCCGGGGTGGGCGGTGGGGTGACGATGGAGAGAATCCCGGGGGCGCTGTGGGACGGGAGTAAACCGTGGGGCGCACCGATGTACTGATCGTGGGCGCGGGCCCGGTCGGGCTGACCGCCGCTCTGGAACTTCGGCGCCGCGGCGTCACCTGCCGGGTGATCGACAAGCTGCGAGCCCCGGTTCCGCACGCCAGGGCGGTGGGAATCCAGCCCAGGACCCTCGAATTGTGGGACCGGGCGGGAGTCGCCGACGACGCGCTGGCCGCCGCCGTGCCGATGCGCGGCCAACTGGTGTACATCGACGGCGTGGAACGGTCCCGCGTCGGGCTGACGTTGCCGCCGGACGTGCCGTACGGCTTCGCCGCGCTGCCGCAGTACGAGACCGAGCGGATCCTCACCGAGCACCTGGAGCGGTACGGCACCACGGTCGAGCGCGGCACCGAACTGGTCTCCTTCGTGCAGGACGGCGGAGGTGTGTGGAGCAGCGTGGTCACGGAGACGGGCCGCACACGTGACCTCCGCTCCCGTTACCTCGTCGGATGCGACGGCGCGCACAGCGCGGTACGCAAAGGGCTCGGGCTCACTTTCGAAGGCGGCGCGTTCGCCGAGGAGTACATGCTGGCGGACGTGGAGACCGACTGGAGTCTCCCACCGGGGTACGCCGTCCGCGCGACGCGTCCCGGCGGCGACGGCCGACCCGACGACCTTCTCGTCGGGATCCCCCTGCCGGGCCGTTCGCGCTACCGGATGTCGATGCTGGTACCGCCGGAGCTGTCCTCGTCGGGCGGGCCGCCGGACCCGGTCGCGCACGGCACTCGGGAAGGGCTCCGCCCCGAACTGGCGCACATCCAGGCGGTCGTGGACCGGCTCGCCCCGGAGCCGGCCACGGTGTCCGGGATGCGCTGGTC
This window encodes:
- a CDS encoding pyridoxamine 5'-phosphate oxidase family protein, with the translated sequence MSEPAAAVGSPLTRTAGNEDAAPYAATGRTTPTRAKQRASYDPGVVHPILDSGYLCHLGFVRDGAPVVLPTLYARVGRRLYIHGSTGSRPLRMAGGTDPGLAVCLTVTHLDGLVLARSAFHHSVNYRSVVAHGVAYTVTDPDERRMALDAIVDQVVAGRSRDSRPADDKELAATAVIRLDLDEVSAKLRTGGPNDDPEDIALPYWAGVVPVSPTYGAPIPSDDLDPAVALPDYLAAL
- a CDS encoding pyridoxamine 5'-phosphate oxidase family protein — protein: MAAAQRRGRRIMMTDEERDAYLTERRTCRVASVGADGRPHVGALWFVWDGTSIWLYSLTRSLRWSHLLRDPRVAVIVDDGDEYGELRGVELRGEAVPVGEAPRTGEPCEELATAESLFPAKYFGIDTLPHDGRHAWLRLTPDTVVSWDFRKLSDAG
- a CDS encoding Rieske (2Fe-2S) protein — encoded protein: MTTTQESGSQEFAPQGLAPGDRAPRSSGARPGPGRRAVVVAVGAAGAVAALTACGDSGDSGTGGKAGTVLGRTSDVPEGGGRVFADQGVVVTQPTAGRFKAFSATCTHQGCAVSGVIDGAITCPCHRSTFDPATGEPTGGPATVALPAKRITVTDGSITLA
- a CDS encoding FAD-dependent monooxygenase; translation: MGRTDVLIVGAGPVGLTAALELRRRGVTCRVIDKLRAPVPHARAVGIQPRTLELWDRAGVADDALAAAVPMRGQLVYIDGVERSRVGLTLPPDVPYGFAALPQYETERILTEHLERYGTTVERGTELVSFVQDGGGVWSSVVTETGRTRDLRSRYLVGCDGAHSAVRKGLGLTFEGGAFAEEYMLADVETDWSLPPGYAVRATRPGGDGRPDDLLVGIPLPGRSRYRMSMLVPPELSSSGGPPDPVAHGTREGLRPELAHIQAVVDRLAPEPATVSGMRWSSVFRISHRIVDRYGTGRVFVAGDAAHIHPPTGAQGMNTGIQDAVNLAWKLALATAGLTTPSLLESYDAERRPVGEEVVGRTVRHATGGGVPSGPDDLGTVMLREAQLLVGYRDGPLTGALSGGPGAPDSGDRAPDCGGLVGPLTRYGVRLFDLLRRGPDHTLVLYGPDTAALDRFGGAVAELARRTHGRVPVVALLGIGEPVEGNSRVPLWSDSRAEFRRIYRTEAPTAFLVRPDGYLATRFGPDNVTELSAYLTRVLRT